The Arachis hypogaea cultivar Tifrunner chromosome 19, arahy.Tifrunner.gnm2.J5K5, whole genome shotgun sequence genome has a window encoding:
- the LOC112775222 gene encoding uncharacterized protein, which produces MTIFSLYLPILLSLSLPLSFLLHTFKKHFYSLFFHVFSAFKNSFKTSNRSSSRILARAITDPPPPPPPPPSKAVVVDEETDGNCKRTFCTESLGFESIEETLVDGEDKDQKITQKIEDLDVEENRNDNRRELLRNSKAAAAAPSFPPPLSSLNQKGQASFALIPVRENGRLQLNKVRIKRPEILYASREHGRLKMFLVPDQCDDDLEDEEEEEEPQQEFKVEEEEDESTSLVSEEEEEEEEEEVRVIVGDWKFNNNKIEGFMRCHHQLVNQSQNNNPHNHHHHNLNMYGVISIA; this is translated from the coding sequence ATGACGATATTTTCTTTGTACCTCCCTATTCTTCTTTcgctttctcttcctctttcttttcttcttcatacATTCAAGAAGCATTTCTATTCTCTCTTCTTCCACGTTTTCAGCGCCTTCAAGAACAGTTTCAAGACTTCTAACCGATCCTCTTCGCGAATCTTGGCGCGGGCGATCAccgatcctcctcctcctcctcctcctccaccgtCGAAAGCCGTGGTTGTTGACGAAGAAACCGATGGCAATTGCAAGCGGACGTTCTGCACCGAGAGTCTAGGGTTTGAGAGCATCGAGGAAACGCTAGTGGACGGTGAAGACAAAGATCAAAAGATAACGCAGAAGATCGAAGATCTTGATGTTGAGGAAAATAGGAATGATAATAGGAGAGAGTTATTGAGGAATTCGAAGGCGGCGGCGGCGGCTCCGTCATTTCCTCCGCCGCTTTCTTCGTTGAACCAGAAGGGACAAGCGAGTTTCGCTCTTATTCCGGTGAGGGAGAATGGAAGGTTGCAACTCAACAAAGTGAGAATCAAAAGACCTGAGATTCTCTACGCTTCGAGAGAACACGGAAGGTTGAAGATGTTTCTTGTTCCAGATCAATGCGACGACGATctcgaagacgaagaagaagaagaagaaccacaaCAAGAAttcaaagtagaagaagaagaagatgaatcgaCATCGTTAgtatcagaagaagaagaagaagaagaagaagaagaagttaggGTTATTGTTGGGGATTGGAAGTTTAACAATAACAAAATTGAAGGGTTTATGAGGTGTCATCACCAATTGGTGAATCAAAGCCAAAATAATAAtcctcataatcatcatcatcacaatcTCAACATGTATGGAGTGATCAGCATTGCATGA